The window AGTAATTTCAGAATAACACtgaagaaaaggaaaaaaaaaaaaaaaaaaagaggaaactgaaaagaaaaagaaaaaaaaaaagcaaaaagaaaggaaaaaaaaaaacattcaTCCGTATAACAAGTATTATTCGGATACAAATCGTGTTACTGGGCGAAAAGTTAACTTGTctggataaaaaaaaaatcctgttaacagcaacaaaaaaattttttttttttgccttttaaatttttcatagcaaaattaataaatatctttttttatttttgtattaactTGTATAAGCCCTAATGTAGGTGtatataaagataaaaaaatacaaatgtCTGTTTTGTGACACGCATTGTAAAAGGATAACCtagttatttattataatgtATGGGTTTATATAAAGTagtttaattattttcattaaaaaaaaaaatgtttttcatataaattattttttttttttgtttttgattcTTTCTCAGACTGGGCTGGCTGTCagatatgttttttttttttggtatcGTGTACAAATTTTACttgatttgtttttcttgtatatttttttttttttttttttttgtgaaaattgaaattggTGTTATTTTTCTCTATTTGAATTTCCAACGGGGAGAAGAACGCTTAAATTTGGTTATACCGCCTTCTACTTTTCTTTAATGCTTATATTCTTAACTTGCTTCCTTTAACTTTTGGTTCTTATTACTAAAttattctaattttttttttttttcttttttctttccttttctatCTTTGCTTTTGTACTTTGTACTCAgttcatatttttattcttctccttttatatttcattCCCCtgcatatatatacatatatatattcaaacTGGAAATAATAGTAAAGAATAGTATAGACAATATGGCTGTATGTAGGACACGattatttgaataaatatcataaaatacaacaacTTATACGTTCATTTTTACCAAAtggttaaaataaatatctcACGAATAGATTATTAAAAGCAATCACTGTCAATAAACGAGCTGGATAACTAGATCATGTACTGACATTTCTGGTAGCtgaaatttttattggataatatggaaagaaaagggaACCAagtttaatatatttgttttaagaCGATTTAGAAACCatctattaattttttttaatagtttttttcttttttactaATGGGATTTTATGAGACTTTTTAAAAGGaatagaaaatttaaagaacGTAGCTTATTGGAAATAGCAATTAAATTGAGTCatacaatatatatttataatgcaaaactttcatttttttggttcATAAATTAAAGGACAATTTAAACTTGATTATTTGAACGTGGGGATATATTTGGATATCTGATGatggaaaaaaagttttgaagtttattttgttggaatggcctttttatttttatttgttcatTTATTCTACTATTATGAGTGTAGcagttgttttatttttgtttttaattaggaattttttttttttactaacaATCTGTTTTGTTTGGgatgcttttttttttttactgcGCAGGATGTAGTAAAATTTGctatctcttttttttcctctttatTTACAGGCTAAGAAATCTTTCAAGATCAAACAAAAGTTGGCTAAGGCTAAGAACCAAAATAGACCATTGCCACAATGGATCAGATTAAGAACTGATAACACCATTCGTTACAATGCTAAGAGAAGACACTGGAGAAGAACTAAGTTGAACATCTAAACAATGAGGAATAtgcttttattaaattttaattttaatttcatttatatttccCATGTTTCTTTTGTTCAACTTTGACTGCTGTTATGAAACGCTTTTGCAATTAATTTCTAGTAGTGCTGGTtgattaatatatatatatatataataagagtaattttttttacatatatattagtATTTTAATGAGATAATTACatcttatatttttatttacttctGTCTTgccattattgttagtcATAATGCTTATTTACTTATTGACATATATAGATATCTTGTTTCTGGTGTGTTATATTGGCAACTCCCACACAATTGAAAAGCCACActaaatttctttttttcttttccttcaaAAATCTTTGTGATAGAGTCTTGATATATAtgtctttccttttttttttttttttttttttgtttacaCACTACATGTAAAcaagtgaaaaaaattcgtttgatttttaacaaactacttaaaaaaaaaaaatgtaaacaAGACCTAAATAGATAATacgataaaaataaataaatcaaatatcAGAGTAAATTTCATTGTTGTAACACTATAATCATGAATGCATTGATGCATATATTTCAGATACTATCTAGCATTAAAAAAGTGTATAAAAAGCTCATCATATTTATGACTATTATCgcattatttattaaactaTTCGGTCtcgaatatatataaataatttctGATATAAGGAATAGTAGTCATTTACATTAACCACAGATTCTTGCTTGTACAATTGTAGGCTAAATAAccaaatgttttaaaaataaaacaaatgcTATCTCAAGAAAAACTTTAGAATATatggtttttttctttatctttttttttttttttctatgtTATGTCAAGCAATTTTCAGAAATATAGAAGATACATGAAGAAGTCTTATAACGGTATTCAggtaactttttttttttaaactttggTACTTAACTtttatgataaaaaaaaaaaaaaaaaaaaaaaaaaaactgctTTTGACCAAAATACTCGGGCCATTTACTGTACTATTGTGTGTCagggcttttttttttttttctctctctctcaaataattttttaattacaGTTTGCTATTAATTTCATGCAATAtggttgttattataatcaatgttattttataacttctaaattattatagCCTATAAACCGTATCCTACATTCAGTTCTTTATTTACAgattaataaattcattAGTAAAGTCAAATTGAATTGAAATTAGCACATAATATGTATACAATATGATTATTTATACACATTCCCCAACCTATTTATCTTATTTCGACACTGATATCGTTATacctaattttttttttttttttcttttcttttttccataattgcaaatttcaaaaaaaatctgGCTTGGGCCCAAAATAATCCTCTTGTATGGTAGCACTTGCTTGTCTCGTCAATTCTACATATTCACACTCCTCAGTATGCAAAATCTCGTTTGCTGAAGGTCTTTGATTATAATCAGGCTCAATCATCCATTTAACCATCTTGTCTAAACTTTCTccatcaattaaaaattttgggACCCAAGCAGGTATTTTTTCTCCAGTTTTACGACTAATCTCATTCATAACATTTTTGCCCAGATAATTCGATGCAGACGAGACCTGCGTGATCCTTGACTTATTAGcttgattatttttgttatataagGAATGGCCATCATTTCCAACCACATCACTAGACACCGAAGATGATGTGGTTGGTGTTGTATTAGCTGCAGCCACCACCGCCGCAGCAGCACTTATTTCTGTAGAACTTAATCTCCCAGCATCAGACAAGTCACCTGATCTTAACTTATGCCAAGCGTTCCCATTATCCGGTAAGATAACATTTGCAGCAATTTCCACTATCATCAACCCTAGCGAAAAAATATCCGCCTTAAAATCGTAAATACTGTCTGTGATGATTTCAGGTGCAATATATTCTCTATCACCTTCgttttcaaataatttattggtTAGCGGTAATTTTGTAGCCATACCAAAGTCCccaatttttaaagatcCTCCAAAAgtaacaaatatatttgaCGGTTTTATGTCCAAGTGGACAATGTGACATGATTCATGTAAAAATCTGAGACCACTGCTGATTTCAACTATAATTTTCCAAATCCTCCAATCCTCTAACCTTGCTTGTTTACTAATCACATTTTCTTGCAAAAAATTGTTCAATGTTCCATTTTCATAATACTCTGTGGCAATATAATACGTATTACTATTGGCAATAGATGTCCAACTAGTTataaaatctaaaatatattctttcCCACTCCCATCTACCATCTCCTTTTTATCCTCCCTTTGTTGTTTTCGTATTCCAGTGTATACAGTTGTCTTATCCTCATAATCATCTGTAATATCGTCTTCAGATTTATGGTTAGAAAAACTGAATACATTATGATTATTCCTTCTTTTACGAAATGTACTACTTTTGTGGGGTTTATGTAAAACTAGTGGATCCTCATCAATGTAGTCGTTCAtatggttattattattattggtccTAATGCCATTACTGAAAACACAACTGCCACCTATAGCATCGTTATTTTGAACACTAACATTGCCATCACTTATCATTAGCATTTTTTCATCTAGAgaattgttgttattaattaaactcttaatgttattacattttttataatttgtgGTACTAACCGACTTGACATGCTCTATATATTCCAGTATACTAATTTCATTTAGAACTGCTTGTTTTAACGTAGGTTTAGGTTTAATAGTTTTTACAGCAAAACATCGCTTGGTTGAAGGATCCCACACTGTGTAGGCATTAGAAAATGAACCCTTACCAATATAAGTAACATTCTGGAACTTTGACGACAAGTATGGGTCAACTCCTATAGGCGTATCAATGTCACCAGTGAAAATACATTCCGCGTCAAGTTCTTCAACAACACCTCCTGTTTTGTCGGTTGGTAGGCATTCTGACGAGTACGATGTCGCCAGATTACTATTTTCAATGAACGAGGTTTCAGACCCCTTAGTGTTCACTATATTTCTATTGTCACTACCATTACTGCTATTAGTTTTCACAGTTGTAGCATTACTAGATGCTGTTGCAAAAATCGTACCGGACATATACGATGTATTTCCATTGCTGCTACCactgttgttttttttaagttctGTGTTTCCCATAAATTTAGTAttaatgttgttgttattagttCCATCACTGCTTGTGCGAGAACCCGAAGTGACTTGCGGATTCAACAAATTTCCATTACTACCGAAAATAGTCTTGGGCTGTTGTTGCGGAGTTATTCTCAATTTATTGTTCCTTTTTGTGGGTGTGTGTATTGGTGAATTGCCAAATAAAGAATCTGTATCTGCGTTATTACCATATAAATCATCGGTAAATCTTTGTAATGTGTTTAATAGTTCTTTGTTGTTAATCACCTTGGACTGTCTATTTTTCATCGTGGGTAAAACATTCATGctgctattattatattcGTTTAATTGGAAATTGTTACTCTTAGCCGTTGAATCACCACTTGTTGcaaatatgttttttttagaagCTATTGGGGTATTAGCATTTAAGCGATTATTCATTATAATCTTCCTATTCATGAAATTATGAATTGGGTTATATtcgttattgtttttactGCTATGTTTATCAAACTCTAGTATATCTTCAGTGTTATTGTCAATATCAGATGTCTTGACCGTTATTGCTTCAATAGGGGAACTTTTGAAACAATTCATGTCATGTGAAACGGAAAAATCTGTAGTTAACATGTTGGAAAATAAACTGGTCTGTTCAGAAGTGTTGTTGTGTGCAGTGCCATTACTTGACGAAGAGCTAATAATTCTACGTCCACGATTGTGTGCAGTACCGCTACTTGATGACAAACTAGTTGgtctattactattactgctagtattattatttgacgGTGGAAGGTTTCCAAATATTGGATGCTCAAAAGGTGATTTTAAAGCGGTGCTGTAAGCAGCATTAATACCAGAAGACGCAAGATATggtgatttttttattgggGTATTCGGTATCATGCTAGATATATTGCTATTAAAGGTATTACTCgaattttcaatattaacAGCAGGATTATTAATCTTGGGAGGCAATGCATTGTTGTGGTTTTGTTCGTATTGGTAATGCTTATGTTGTCGTTGTATACTATTTGATAATTTCACATTTCCAACTATATTCTTATTAAGGACCACATTGTTGTTGAACCCTTGATTgttaatagtagtagtggtattattaaatttcaATTCGCCAAAGGCATTAGTACTACTTGGTacattgttattttgataCGCAGTTAACTTAGATTTCAATCCAGACGATTGAAACACAGATTGGTCTGGTTTAGCGTTGATAAAAGAATacgatgaagatgatgcGTGATTATCATTGTTGAACCCATTAGAGGTCTTTCGCAGTTTATTAACAGGGAATGGAGAAACCATGCTAGTGGTTTCATTTGTGCTGGTATTATTAGCAGTAGTTTTAACTctactactgctactactactactactattattattattattattgttgttgttgttgttgttgttgttgttgttagaGTTACCACTGCTATTATGTGCAGTATGTCTAATAGTATTAAGTTTAAATACTCTATTTGGCGTCGGTGATAGAAGATCAGGATCAAAGACACTTTTATTGTCATCTCCATGGGTACTAATAATGGTATTGACGTTTTTCTTGTCTAATACCCACTTACGTAGTCCTTCAGCATCAACATTTTGAATGTTAACCATGCTATTTTTGTTGACAAACGGAGACAATTCACTTTTACTTATGCTTCTTTTTAAAGACATGCCTGCGGCAGCGGTGGATGACTTATCTGGGCACAAGTCCAACTTTAAAGAAGGCTTACATGGTGTAGTATTTTGTAAGAAATGGTCGTTGCGTTTATCATGAGGATTAAAGTCAGTACCATCATTATCATGTTTAAAGTCTTTGAAGGGGCTCCACTTAGATAAATATTCATTAATGGAAGGCTGTCTGGTAGAACTGACACCCCGAACTTTTATTACTGGTGTTGTTGTGGCATTTTGATTATTAGTAGCAGTATCAGATCCTTCGACAGATAAATTCAAATGGCCCTCACTCCTAGTCATACCACTCCCATTGGTGACGCTGgcatttcttttgtttcttATTGTAAACCCTTGAAACATATTGTTATAATAAGAGTAATCCTCGTCAAAATTTGACTTTTTGGatacattattttttgcatCATTATTGTGAGGGCTGTTAGTATTTTTAGTGTCGAGTATAGTTTTCATGTTATCATCAGTAGCAGTAATGTCTCTAGTAGCGTTCAGGCTCATTGTACAAATAGAGTCCTTGATGAAAAATGGAGTTTTTGGAATatcttctttgtttttattttgagtACGACTAATACTATTACAGGCTCCATTTGTATTTATGGTAGTTGTTTGAGGTGTGTGAACCGGTCTTGGTATGACTATAATATTGTGCCCTTTCTTCTGAATATTGTGCCTTTTGTAGTTATGAATGCCGTAcgtgttgttgctgtttgCAGTAGTTGTACTACGTTTCCTATTATTTGTAGTATTAACGACGTTATTGTCTGAGATGTAACCATAATCTGTAGTATCTAACAAATTATCATCATAGTCATCATAATCTTCATCATCGTAAACGTATATTACATCATCTTCGTCATTATCATCTATGACTATTTCTTGTTTAATTATCATGGGTTGTTCTGAATAATCGCAATTGAGATGATTATTATCTATGCTGCCAACGTTTTGTTTATAAGGtgtaaatattaaattattggcacttttttttctctttgacatgccattattatcagtGATATCGATGGTGTT is drawn from Saccharomycodes ludwigii strain NBRC 1722 chromosome V, whole genome shotgun sequence and contains these coding sequences:
- the SWE1 gene encoding tyrosine protein kinase SWE1 (similar to Saccharomyces cerevisiae YJL187C | SWE1 | Saccharomyces WEe1): MPLNNNNIFLATSPNTIDITDNNGMSKRKKSANNLIFTPYKQNVGSIDNNHLNCDYSEQPMIIKQEIVIDDNDEDDVIYVYDDEDYDDYDDNLLDTTDYGYISDNNVVNTTNNRKRSTTTANSNNTYGIHNYKRHNIQKKGHNIIVIPRPVHTPQTTTINTNGACNSISRTQNKNKEDIPKTPFFIKDSICTMSLNATRDITATDDNMKTILDTKNTNSPHNNDAKNNVSKKSNFDEDYSYYNNMFQGFTIRNKRNASVTNGSGMTRSEGHLNLSVEGSDTATNNQNATTTPVIKVRGVSSTRQPSINEYLSKWSPFKDFKHDNDGTDFNPHDKRNDHFLQNTTPCKPSLKLDLCPDKSSTAAAGMSLKRSISKSELSPFVNKNSMVNIQNVDAEGLRKWVLDKKNVNTIISTHGDDNKSVFDPDLLSPTPNRVFKLNTIRHTAHNSSGNSNNNNNNNNNNNNNNNNSSSSSSSSRVKTTANNTSTNETTSMVSPFPVNKLRKTSNGFNNDNHASSSSYSFINAKPDQSVFQSSGLKSKLTAYQNNNVPSSTNAFGELKFNNTTTTINNQGFNNNVVLNKNIVGNVKLSNSIQRQHKHYQYEQNHNNALPPKINNPAVNIENSSNTFNSNISSMIPNTPIKKSPYLASSGINAAYSTALKSPFEHPIFGNLPPSNNNTSSNSNRPTSLSSSSGTAHNRGRRIISSSSSNGTAHNNTSEQTSLFSNMLTTDFSVSHDMNCFKSSPIEAITVKTSDIDNNTEDILEFDKHSSKNNNEYNPIHNFMNRKIIMNNRLNANTPIASKKNIFATSGDSTAKSNNFQLNEYNNSSMNVLPTMKNRQSKVINNKELLNTLQRFTDDLYGNNADTDSLFGNSPIHTPTKRNNKLRITPQQQPKTIFGSNGNLLNPQVTSGSRTSSDGTNNNNINTKFMGNTELKKNNSGSSNGNTSYMSGTIFATASSNATTVKTNSSNGSDNRNIVNTKGSETSFIENSNLATSYSSECLPTDKTGGVVEELDAECIFTGDIDTPIGVDPYLSSKFQNVTYIGKGSFSNAYTVWDPSTKRCFAVKTIKPKPTLKQAVLNEISILEYIEHVKSVSTTNYKKCNNIKSLINNNNSLDEKMLMISDGNVSVQNNDAIGGSCVFSNGIRTNNNNNHMNDYIDEDPLVLHKPHKSSTFRKRRNNHNVFSFSNHKSEDDITDDYEDKTTVYTGIRKQQREDKKEMVDGSGKEYILDFITSWTSIANSNTYYIATEYYENGTLNNFLQENVISKQARLEDWRIWKIIVEISSGLRFLHESCHIVHLDIKPSNIFVTFGGSLKIGDFGMATKLPLTNKLFENEGDREYIAPEIITDSIYDFKADIFSLGLMIVEIAANVILPDNGNAWHKLRSGDLSDAGRLSSTEISAAAAVVAAANTTPTTSSSVSSDVVGNDGHSLYNKNNQANKSRITQVSSASNYLGKNVMNEISRKTGEKIPAWVPKFLIDGESLDKMVKWMIEPDYNQRPSANEILHTEECEYVELTRQASATIQEDYFGPKPDFF
- the RPL39 gene encoding 60S ribosomal protein eL39 (similar to Saccharomyces cerevisiae YJL189W | RPL39 | Ribosomal Protein of the Large subunit | uncharacterized intron close to the beginning of the gene), whose protein sequence is LQAKKSFKIKQKLAKAKNQNRPLPQWIRLRTDNTIRYNAKRRHWRRTKLNI